Genomic segment of Arachis stenosperma cultivar V10309 chromosome 4, arast.V10309.gnm1.PFL2, whole genome shotgun sequence:
ATACACAACAAGCAGCAGCAACGTTGAGTGAGAGAAGAGAGGTGAGGGTTACAAGAAGCACTATTCacattcatcttctttctcttataacttgagctacggagctccgatttgCGTGCCATCAGTTGCTACACGAAGCTCTCACCAAGCCCATTAGTTTCATCTAAGCAAAGAGGTATGAATCTCGAAAATTTCTGCCCAGTCTTCTGCTCTAAGAAATTCGGATTTTTGGGTTTGGGTTTTAAGTGAtctttgtgattttgggtgtttaggtacACTCTAATCTTTGATTCCTATTGGGTTTTGCCCCAATCATCTTTGGATAAGGTGAGAAACTCAAATCTCTTGTGGTTATATAAATTTGATAAACCCTAGGTTGAATTATTGTAAATTCTTTGTATATAGATTGAGATTGTGATTGTTGGCATTTGATTTGGAGCTTTGGAGTGATTGTTGATGCTTGTTGGAGTTGGTTGGTCACTTGGATTGTGGTTGGAAGCTCAAATTTCACTCAATTTGGGTTTGTGGCATAttggaaatcggccaaggtatggtttcagtttcctctatgtaatatataatattcatagACACTTAGGttagtgacccataggataggattgaattaaaattattgTTGAGTTGTTGAATGTTGATGTATGATGATTTATGATGGGTTGATGatttttgagcttatttatgATGATTGATAaaaatatgatgatgatgaatggTTGTGTGGATTGAAAAGTGACTTGATATGATATATACGTTGTTGAGATTGATGAAATGGTAAATTTGAATGAGGATTGAGTATAATGTTATGCAATTGATGTGGAGGTTGAGATTAATGCAAGGTGAAGGAAAATTTTGGTAAGAATGGTATAATAAGTTATAAAAGGTAGAATTTGATGAAAAATGGAGTTTGGAAATGTTATAGAAAGATTGTAGAAATGGTGAATTTTGACCCAAGAGGGTAGAATGTGCTGTAATTAGAAGTTGGTATTGTTTTGGTTGGATGTGGTTTGTGAAAATTTGTAAATTGAGGCTTTTGTGAGTTTTGGTAAAAAGTGGTTTTAGTGAACTTTGTCTGATCATAACTTATTCAAtggttttcaaaattgattgaAACTTGTTTGGATTTAAAATTCATTGGAAACTCTTTAGATTGATGTAAAGTTTGTGAAATTTGGAATTTTGAAGAGGAAGTTATGATGAAACAATGATTGGTGTTAAAATCTGAAATCCtgcaaagttgcagaattttaAGATTTCTGGTATGTAcgcacgcacagccttgtgcgcacgcacacctcTGCGAAATTTTAAACCTATGCGCACGCACagacctgtgcatacgcacacgcAGAGGCAGGCAATCTGTTTACAGCgctagcacagcttgtgcgTGCACATACCCAATGAGGAATTGCAACTTGTGCGAATCCCCAACCCTGTGTGCACGCACACGTTGGGGAGGCCAGTCTGTTAAGGGTGCTAGCACAGGTTGTGCAAGTGAATAGACATTATGAATTTtagtacctgtgcgtacgcacacctctGTGAGTACGGACATTTTTAAAACTTCTCCGGGGCGTGCGCGAGCACACCCTTGTGGATTCACACACGTCCTGTTTCTCAAATTTAACATTATTTTTCAACTATTTTACCTTCCCAATAAGATTGTAAGCTTCTGTAAAACCATTTTAAGGCTTTTGGGCTATATTTTTTAGTATGAGAACATGGGAAATAACCTAAGGGTTTTTAGTTGATATTATATTGAAAGATTAGAAAGTGGAGGATTAGGTTTCGGGTGTTCTGAGGATGGTTTGATGGTGGGTGAAGGTAGATTGGTATGTGAAAATGAAACTAATGAACTGTTGAGTTCGGAATTGAATTGTGAATGGACATTGGTTGAGATAGGTTGAGGACTCTGAATGAGATGATAGATCCATGTAAGCTGAAAATGTTTCGGAAAACCACTGAAGTCCTGATTCATACTTAGATTATGATACGCTATGCGCCCGGAAGGGACGGCGGTTggatcccgcctgtcgaggtagcggcaGCGGCGTAAGGgtggtggttcgtcccgcttgcgtTGAGATGAGAGGTCTGAGGCAagagtatcccgctcgcatcccttcggatcaaTAGAGTGTACATGCACAAAACCCTGGATAGTGATCCGAGCACTCGGGGATTGGCAATAATGATTCCGAAGGGCGACATCTCCATGgtgatgtgtcgggttggcagttgaaccgacaatgtgatatcacaactaataggacaggcattcatcatgtgcattttctaTTTGCTTATTTGCTTTGCCGACTTGTAATTGTATGCCTAATTGAATAACATGCCTATTTGCATACTTGATTTAATTGTATTACATGCttctacttgtgttttacttgcattgCAATTAATTGTGATTTCAAATGGGATTGAGGAGGCTCGGAAGGCAGTGGCGATGGGATCACGTGGAGgataggttggtgaaggctaTAGAACAGCGGAGATTGTTAGAATAGAATATCCCTTAAGTTAGATAACCCATTCTATACTGTTAAGATTTTAAGTTATGTTGAGGTTTATAATTATGCTTTACTGTTTTAATTATCCCTTAAGAttgaaatcttgtgatggatatgatgTCTAGGGTTGCCTTTAGCGTCCCAGGatcttatatcctacatcactgggcactATTACCATACTGAAAATCTCCGGTTCTTATACCATATTTCTGTtgtatttttcatatgcatgtcgcaacccacctcggtaaGTTATTTGGATGGTGACAGAAGCGGAGGATCCTGTTACTCTTGggattgttttattttattttgtttgtacATCTctcattttgtatttttgttttgcctagaggcttgtatttgagagaacaaaacATGTATAAGCTATTTTAAACTTCTGGTTCTATTTTGTCTGTATATATGGCTAGCCAGCTTAAACTCCGTGAGCCGTGGCTAGGTTCTTATGATATTATACTCTTTATCCTTTGTTATATCACATCGTTTCTTGTGCTTTAAGTTAGTAGCTTCGCTAGTACGTTTTGCTCCTTTCAAATCCTATGTTTTGTGCTATATCCTTCATCAGGCTTCTAGATTATATTACTTcttctatatattatatgtatgagCTTAGAACTATGGTAACCTTTAATTTACCTTTTCTTTTATGACGCGAGGTAaagcttaggctaattagggtgttacatttagtggtatcagagcggttcgtcctcgtgagcctgagggatggaccgattgtgcttcattgcatactcgaGGTCAGTTTTCTTTCATGCTATTTAGGTTATCTACTTGATATTTcatagcatgcttgtttgtgagtgcatttttgggataattgaagcactaggattttgatattgagactgatcaccttgatatcgatTATTTAGTGTAGACAGGAACCCTGAATGGCTTCTCGCGGACGAGTTCGTCTTCGTACTCGAAGAGAGATTGAGAGTAACCAGTCGACGGATAATCACCCTGAACTTATGTCGGCGATAACTAGCTTAGCTAACACGATTCAAGCAAGCACTGCCAAGGACTACTCGTGCTGTGCGGTGAACCAGGTAATCAGTCCGAAGCAAAAATGAAGAAGGTGCTGAGGACAACTTAGTTGGTGTTCTGAGAACTCTAGCTGCTTTTCTGAAGGCTGACTCGCCAGTTTTTGAGGAATCGATAAATCCTGCTGAAGCAGACAACTGGGTAAGAGCTGTGGAGGGTGCATTACAAACTCAACAAGTCCCGAGTAATCAGTTCGTGGAATATGCGGCTTATCAACTAATGGGAGAAGCTCAGCAATGGTGGCAAGGAGAGTGCCGACTGCTACGCCTACAAAAGGTGGACATTACATGGGCGTTATTCCATGAAGCTTTCTACAAAAAGTATTTGCATGAATCATTAAGGGAGGCTAGAGAGTTGGAGCTCTTACAGCTGATGCAAGGGTCCATGAATATAGCTGAATACACCAGCAAGTTCGAGGAACTCTGTAGGTCTTCGAGAATAAGTCAGGGTACTCCTGAGTCCTATGAGGGATGGAAATGTGTCAAATATGAAGTAGGGCTGAGGGAAGATATCATGTGTGTTGTGGATCCATTGAAGATTAGGAGATTCTCTGAATTGGTGGACAAGGCAACAACTGTTGAAGATTAAGCCAAGGAGGTGACTTTGGAGAGCAATGTTCGTAATGGTACCAGTAGCAAAGGTCATGGAAAGTAATTTCCACTTAGAGGCCAGATCCTCAAAAGGGACGGACATGCCACTCAGCATCCTCATGGTCAAAGAAACTTCAGAAGAAACAACAATGCCCAGTTTCACCAGACGAAAAGAAATGGTCAATGCTATACTTGTGGACTACTCGGATACATTGCCAAGAATTGCCGTCGAGAAAAAAATCAGAATGCGAGTTAGAACCAATAGTAAAGCCGTGTATCCGCTGTGAATGCCCTATGTGGCTGATTGAGATAAGAGGTAGGTGTATAATTGGTTATAAAACTTTAATTGTATTGTGTGATTTTGGGACAACACGTTTACTCATAGTTTGTGACGGAGAGAAAGGTTTGGGAACAAAGGTGTCAAACTTAGTATCAAAAATTTAGGACCAAACTCACTTGTGCCGCTTGGAGTAAGGCCACTAGAGTTTATGGAACTTAGGGAAATTTCTGGTTGGTATGGACAAATAATCCAATTCTTAAATACAAAGAGTTAGAGTAACGCTGCGGAAGCACGATGATCTTAATGATGGTGTGAAGTCTTATGCAACTAGAGGCACCAACACACCCTTGCGAACCGACCTATCTTTCCCGTGTAAATTGTATTAGAGCTCTTTATTTCGGAATCCCTTTAGTTGAATAAATTGAGCCTTGCTATATCCTATTCCTTATTTTCACATATCCTCACGCGAACCTTGTATTCCTTGGCATGGGTCTAAATCTATTTTGACCCAATCATGTGTGAGGGAGATTACTGTTGAGATAACTCATCAGCAGAGACATATTATGATTTGATGTGCCTTATTGTTCCTTTGAAGGATTCGTAATTTGAAATCCCTTTATTGAGGTACATTCTAATTTTCTTTCTGGTGCATTTTCTTATTCTCGACAACCTTGTCTGAACACAACATAATGTACCTTTTCAATTTCTTGCGGATACCATTCAAAATTTTTTGCTTTCTGTGAGTTTGGTATCCCTTCAACTAACTTGGATTTATTTCGACATCGCATGCTATCCTTAGATGCAACCATTGATAAGTTAGTTCCTTAGGACACAACTTCTGAACACAAAGGACGAAACTTGTGAGTGTGCGATATCGCGAGGAGTGGTGAAGCTTCATTTTGTGAATGGCGTTGCCTATGACTAAATTGATACACAAGGATGCTCTATTGTCTCAAACGCTGAATTGTAATACCTCCAGGACTTGAAAGAAGGATTAACTACATTGCCAGTACTTGTGATGCTTGAATCTCATGAACCAGTTAGGACCTACGATAACACTTCATTGGAAATCTTGGAGTGCGTATCGACATAGCATTAGGAGGTAATGATTGGTGCATCGCGATGGTTGAGGCCATATGAAGTGAAATCTCTGACTCACGATCTGGAGCCTGCTGCGTTTATACTTGTGTTGAAGATGTGGAGCAAAGGGAACTAACTCTATGAAGATGGAGGAAATTACTCAAGGACTACAATTGGGAGTTAAACTACTACCTAGGGATAATCACACTTGATTTTGGTTCTCACATGTAGATTATAAGATAGTTAGTATAAAATTTTGCACATGGTGAATTATTGAGTGCAAAGGTaattagaaaaaaagaaaataagtaaGAATAAATTTAGGCTTGAATTTCTGGATGAgtttaatatttgattttagAAGATAATTAGAAGTTTATTAGTTGTTTAGGATGTCGAAGGAAGGTTGAATTTTATACATTGGTGCAATTGTAGATGAATTGGACATTAGATGCGGAATAAAGGGGTGTGGTGGTATTGAGGACCTTGAGATTTTGTCAAATGAGTAAAGAAAATGGAGAATAGAATACTTTAGGTGTTTGGAATGGTTGAGTGTGTTATGAATGTAGTTGAGTGGATGGTGTTGAAATTGTGGTTAGTATAAAAAACTGTTGTTAAGGTTTGAATGTGCTGAACGGTTAGAAATTGATAGATATTATAAGTGGAGTTATGGAAAATTGTTTGAGATTGAGAATTTAATGAGACCTTGGAATTAGGCATAGAGATGCTATAAGGCCCTAAGTTAGGAATTAGTCTTAGGGTGAGCGTAACCCTATTTGGGTCAAGTTGAGGAAGTTCAAAAGTAAGTCTAGGTCCTGTAAACCAATGGATGATGTATGACTTGATTGGATATTTGGATTAGCTAGTTAATTAGTGGCAAAAAATCAGAGTAGCGTAGCGTATTGTTGACCATTGGTATAAAGCATGAGTAGAGGTCGTAGGAAGTTGACTAAACGTACTTTAGGCTTGAATACTTGAAGAGTTGGTGA
This window contains:
- the LOC130975122 gene encoding uncharacterized protein LOC130975122 — its product is MASRGRVRLRTRREIESNQSTDNHPELMSAITSLANTIQASTAKDYSCCAVNQADSPVFEESINPAEADNWVRAVEGALQTQQVPSNQFVEYAAYQLMGEAQQWWQGECRLLRLQKVDITWALFHEAFYKKYLHESLREARELELLQLMQGSMNIAEYTSKFEELCRSSRISQGTPESYEGWKCVKYEVGLREDIMCVVDPLKIRRFSELVDKATTVED